The Streptomyces sp. DH-12 genome has a window encoding:
- a CDS encoding SCO2521 family protein: MPATTRAAPGARPDTTAPRTVLACGEVRTCLLPAGQALDSRAAARLLRLRADERVLVSERPNLYARSPDTLTGVDCPLPSANGARVRAVGTVAARAALTEGRVLQTSAYFRLPGSGPDHRRPWGDYLVRPGLVEPLGKLPCDAVADGLLDGGRHGDLDVGLIAGGLLTRLLRHPLLDQRPPLRSRPTRLRWVALTTPPGETPALERFTLAEDELRTVRLRVPEDLPAADLAGLCADLALHDWLLTTLVRVLDGIRLGPAAPGPWPRTSPDGELPPAVRALRPAVDHLLHLWMPRARVSAELAALWEALEERPGFTRQWLALVQRVRDQLTLHAIPPVHREVEPAP; the protein is encoded by the coding sequence ATGCCGGCCACGACGAGGGCGGCCCCCGGCGCCCGGCCCGACACCACCGCGCCGCGCACCGTGCTCGCCTGCGGCGAGGTCCGCACCTGCCTGCTGCCCGCCGGGCAGGCCCTCGACAGCCGCGCCGCCGCCCGACTGCTGCGGCTGCGGGCCGACGAGCGGGTCCTGGTGTCCGAGCGGCCCAACCTCTACGCGCGCTCCCCGGACACCCTCACCGGCGTCGACTGCCCGCTGCCCAGCGCCAACGGCGCCCGGGTCCGCGCCGTCGGCACGGTCGCCGCACGGGCCGCGCTCACCGAGGGGCGCGTGCTGCAGACCTCGGCGTACTTCCGCCTCCCCGGCTCCGGGCCCGACCACCGCCGCCCCTGGGGCGACTACCTGGTGCGGCCCGGCCTGGTCGAGCCGCTGGGGAAACTGCCGTGCGACGCGGTCGCCGACGGCCTGCTCGACGGCGGACGTCACGGCGACCTCGACGTGGGACTGATCGCCGGGGGACTGCTCACCCGGCTGCTGCGGCACCCGCTGCTCGACCAGCGGCCGCCGCTCAGGTCCCGGCCCACCCGGCTGCGCTGGGTGGCGCTGACCACGCCGCCGGGCGAGACGCCGGCCCTGGAGCGGTTCACCCTCGCCGAGGACGAACTGCGCACCGTACGGCTGCGGGTCCCCGAGGACCTCCCCGCCGCCGACCTGGCCGGGCTCTGCGCCGACCTGGCGCTGCACGACTGGCTGCTCACCACCCTGGTCCGCGTCCTCGACGGCATCCGCCTCGGCCCCGCCGCGCCGGGGCCCTGGCCCCGGACCAGCCCGGACGGCGAACTTCCGCCGGCGGTACGGGCGTTGCGGCCCGCCGTCGATCATCTGCTGCACCTGTGGATGCCGCGGGCCCGGGTGTCCGCCGAGCTGGCCGCGCTGTGGGAGGCGCTGGAGGAGCGGCCCGGGTTCACCCGGCAGTGGCTCGCCCTGGTGCAGCGCGTCCGCGACCAGCTCACCCTGCACGCGATCCCGCCCGTGCACCGGGAGGTGGAGCCCGCGCCCTGA
- a CDS encoding SCO2522 family protein, whose amino-acid sequence MTDAVFRETTAEPRTQAVPLSHLSLELGHLYMEDFEAGPEHLRRHFARVRPWAEAARAFAADRAGARRARVSTCFLVDDYFTRFAGPAEVVPMLLAEAERAGLTVDYLARESGCAVSGKVPVAEAVAGRIVEEPPPGSYGHRPPAAQTGWLANGVRSPTARTPQAMRKAAAWEPPRETAARRHSVFLDVELWSETPDGERLWSCPFLAAVWQLARLGLLRHQGEVVFDPQPHTGAFPDDWEDLPPLVRLNPRADPFAAYRTCSVLPSRFLPVEHAVRVILDQTDVDQDALRQAAERSDKEGVPVPGPVIDRVSYVYCEET is encoded by the coding sequence ATGACCGACGCGGTGTTCCGCGAGACCACCGCCGAACCCCGCACCCAGGCGGTGCCGCTGTCCCACCTCTCCCTGGAGCTGGGGCACCTGTACATGGAGGACTTCGAGGCGGGACCGGAGCACCTGCGCCGGCACTTCGCACGGGTCCGCCCCTGGGCGGAGGCCGCCCGCGCCTTCGCCGCCGACCGGGCCGGCGCCCGGCGCGCCCGCGTCAGCACCTGCTTCCTCGTCGACGACTACTTCACCCGCTTCGCCGGCCCCGCCGAGGTCGTGCCCATGCTGCTGGCGGAGGCCGAGCGCGCCGGGCTGACCGTCGACTACCTGGCCCGCGAGTCCGGCTGCGCCGTCAGCGGGAAGGTGCCCGTCGCGGAGGCGGTGGCCGGGCGCATCGTCGAGGAGCCCCCGCCCGGCAGCTACGGCCACCGGCCGCCGGCCGCGCAGACCGGCTGGCTCGCCAACGGGGTGCGCAGCCCCACCGCCCGCACCCCGCAGGCGATGCGGAAGGCCGCCGCCTGGGAGCCGCCCCGCGAGACCGCCGCCCGCCGCCACTCCGTCTTCCTGGACGTCGAGCTGTGGAGCGAGACGCCCGACGGGGAGCGCCTGTGGTCCTGCCCCTTCCTGGCCGCCGTCTGGCAGCTCGCCCGTCTCGGGCTGCTGCGCCACCAGGGCGAGGTCGTCTTCGACCCGCAGCCGCACACCGGCGCGTTCCCCGACGACTGGGAGGACCTGCCGCCGCTGGTGCGGCTCAACCCCCGGGCGGACCCGTTCGCCGCCTACCGCACCTGCTCGGTGCTGCCCAGCCGCTTCCTGCCCGTCGAGCACGCCGTGCGGGTCATCCTGGACCAGACCGACGTGGACCAGGACGCCCTGCGCCAGGCCGCCGAGCGGTCCGACAAGGAGGGCGTGCCCGTCCCCGGCCCGGTCATCGACCGCGTCTCCTACGTCTACTGCGAGGAGACCTGA